A region of Halococcus salsus DNA encodes the following proteins:
- a CDS encoding IS5 family transposase, which yields MSKVSRFTTRAVTLAKNAVGGRDESAAPAGGGGFADHALVSLHCLRVYLEKSYRAALDLLSEMPQILRKIGLEAADLPHHSTLVKAFDRFTVAIWRVLLRLSAQLHEPSGHAAIDSTFFDRENASRHYCRRTDYRVQTLKATALVDTDSLAVLDVHCTMSRRHDTQIGEQVALRNAGDLLSLAADKGYDWMALREELREEGVRPLIKHRIFRPVDHAHNARV from the coding sequence ATGTCCAAAGTTTCCCGCTTCACGACTCGCGCAGTTACGTTAGCCAAAAACGCTGTCGGTGGACGAGACGAATCCGCCGCCCCCGCTGGAGGCGGCGGATTCGCCGACCATGCCCTCGTTTCGCTCCACTGTCTCCGGGTTTACCTCGAGAAATCCTATCGCGCCGCGCTCGATCTCCTGAGCGAGATGCCGCAAATACTCCGGAAGATCGGCCTTGAGGCGGCCGATCTCCCTCATCACTCGACGTTAGTCAAAGCGTTCGACAGGTTCACCGTGGCGATCTGGCGAGTGCTGTTGCGCCTCTCGGCGCAACTGCACGAGCCTTCGGGTCACGCCGCGATCGACTCGACGTTTTTCGACCGCGAGAACGCGAGTCGCCACTACTGCCGTCGCACGGATTATCGCGTACAGACGCTCAAAGCCACCGCGCTCGTCGACACGGACTCTCTGGCGGTGCTGGACGTTCACTGTACCATGTCAAGACGCCATGACACCCAGATCGGCGAGCAGGTCGCCCTGCGGAACGCGGGCGACCTGCTCAGCCTCGCCGCCGACAAAGGCTACGACTGGATGGCCTTACGGGAGGAACTCCGCGAAGAGGGCGTAAGACCGCTGATCAAACATCGGATCTTCCGGCCCGTCGACCACGCGCACAACGCGCGGGTC